From bacterium:
TCATTCGTTCGCATGAACGAAACGAAAAATCGATTATTTTTTTGGAAGGCAATGTTATTTATGATGAACGAATCCTGTCCGCTTTAATCGCCTCTGACAAAGCGACGGTTGTAAAAGACGGTCAACGTCATGTGCCTTTGGCCGTCCGCCTTGACGCAACACAAATCCGTGATATTTCTACTTCAACAGGCTCTATCCATGATTCATTAACGAAATTGACGGATTCCGGTCAACTCGAGCGGCTCGAAATTCAATCCATGCAAAATTATATTCGATTTTTGCGGCGCTCAGTTCCGCCTATGCTCGTAAAGTTGAATTCAGAAAACGAAATTCGCTCAATTGAGAACGCGATGTATGCGAATTCATTTAAGGGCACGATGGAATTTGTCGCTGTTTACGGCTATCGCATTCCGGTAAGAGAACTAACCCGTTTAACAGCAAAGACACCGATAACTCCTAACCTGGTAACTGCGGCCGCCCAGATCTGTTCTTTTGGCGCGATTCCATTTTTAGCGTACGGCTGGCTCTGGACCGGGCTTCTTTTGGCAGCAGGTTTTATCATTTTTGATTCTCTTGATGGAAAGTTAGCGCGTATGACGATACGGCTTAGTAAAGCGGCAGACAAGTTCGATCATTTAACCAGTGCCCCGACCCGAATGGGCTGGTATTTTGCCATAGGCTGGTATTTGTCCAATGGCAACCTTTCAAGCGAGATAATGCCGTTCGCGTTAGCGTATGCTGCTATGCCGGTGATTGATAAATTAACCGGAGCAATTTTCAACGCAAAATTCGGACGCTCGCCACTGGATTACACACCGCTGGACGGGAAGGTTCATCTTTTTACTGTGCGCAAGAATGATATTTTTCTCATGCTCATTGCAATGATCTTCGGCTTTATCCAAACGGCTTACATCGTCGCCGCCTGCTGGGCTGTATTGACCTGGATATGGCATCTGTACCGGCTTGTCTGGTTTTCTCTCTTTCCAATACATAAAACGGAACAAGAATGAAAGTTCTAATTGTAGCCATGAAGTTTTTTCCAGCGAGCGGCGGAAGCGCGTCGTACGCCTACAATATGGCTATCGGGCTTCACCGGCTTGGTTATGATATTACGGTTATGGCTCCGACCTATTCGCATCGAACAATGGATGACCGTTTATTTCCATTCAAAGTCAAACGATTGGTCTGGTCTGGTCCCCAATTCGGCATGTTCAGGCTTTTGTTTGCCGCTGTCCATCTTTTCGTTGTGTACCGCAAAAATAAACCGGATATCATCTGGACAACAAGCTTTGCCGGATGCCGGGTATTAGGGCTGCTAACAAACCTAAAAGCAAGATTTATCGGTACGGTTCACGGCGGAGGCATCCATCGCCGTTACCCGTCCAGGAAACTGTCAAATAAATTCGGCGACCGGCTTGGACTACGATTCATGAAAAGAGCCGATGCGATCGTCACCATCAGCGAAGAATCTAAGAAAATATTTGCGGCCAAACTTCCGTATGACATTATTCTCAACAAGCTCCGCCTTATTTATAACAGTATTGATTTTGACGAAAGTAAATTCGTTTCAAAATCTGCTGCTCTTGAAAAACTTCCACATTTGCAGACCAAACAAGTGATCCTTACGGTTGCGCGTCTGGTATCGGCCAAAGGCCATGACGTCGTGATTCGT
This genomic window contains:
- a CDS encoding CDP-alcohol phosphatidyltransferase family protein — encoded protein: MKVIIDARSQFSFAKIYSVQLFERILKQLNEMKADVDVSIILSRDRSAQNLLSKRFLKRYKIKHQFISSDSPIEEIIRSHERNEKSIIFLEGNVIYDERILSALIASDKATVVKDGQRHVPLAVRLDATQIRDISTSTGSIHDSLTKLTDSGQLERLEIQSMQNYIRFLRRSVPPMLVKLNSENEIRSIENAMYANSFKGTMEFVAVYGYRIPVRELTRLTAKTPITPNLVTAAAQICSFGAIPFLAYGWLWTGLLLAAGFIIFDSLDGKLARMTIRLSKAADKFDHLTSAPTRMGWYFAIGWYLSNGNLSSEIMPFALAYAAMPVIDKLTGAIFNAKFGRSPLDYTPLDGKVHLFTVRKNDIFLMLIAMIFGFIQTAYIVAACWAVLTWIWHLYRLVWFSLFPIHKTEQE
- a CDS encoding glycosyltransferase family 4 protein translates to MKVLIVAMKFFPASGGSASYAYNMAIGLHRLGYDITVMAPTYSHRTMDDRLFPFKVKRLVWSGPQFGMFRLLFAAVHLFVVYRKNKPDIIWTTSFAGCRVLGLLTNLKARFIGTVHGGGIHRRYPSRKLSNKFGDRLGLRFMKRADAIVTISEESKKIFAAKLPYDIILNKLRLIYNSIDFDESKFVSKSAALEKLPHLQTKQVILTVARLVSAKGHDVVIRALNILKFKHPDAVYVIVGEGVERPSLERLVKDLHLEDRVIFAGYVNDEQLERYYGVCDVFVMAGRWTSNFVEGFGLVYIEAGVRGKPVIGTRVGGIPEAIVENKSGFVIEPENPEALAEKISLLLTDESLRNGMSRFAVQYVKESFSNDVMAKHNASLLSEL